Genomic DNA from Paenibacillus donghaensis:
GCGAGCAGCCAGCGAAACGTCTTTAAAACGGCCTACAATGAGCTGTGTGAGCACGTATCCGTTTATATCTCCCTTTGAAGTAGACTACACCATCAGAAGACCTCGCTGTTACCCTTAGATACTATAAACCTCGCCCTCCGGGCTACTGGTGTCGCCTCTCCCCTCTCTCCAGGCCCTCCGTGCTCTTTGTTGTGACAGCCGTTACAGAGGCTTAATAGATTCTCTAGTACTAAAGCAAGATCAGGGTAATCACTCAGGGGTTTAATGTGATGGACCATATCAGCAGGAGTTAATTTCTTACGCTTTATGCAGTGCTGACATAGATAGTTGTCTCTGATGAGTGCTTGTACTCTTGCTGTCTCCCATGCTGTAGACCTGTAGAACGCTCTTGATCCCTTGTCTCGCTTATAGCGGTCATAGTAACGGTTCTGGTCACGCCTGCTCGTCACTGCCTTCACCAACCTCTATAGTTACGAAGTCAGAGAGCCGACGTGTTAGCAGCTGGCGTACTTCTTCAAGAGCTGCCTCTACACCTAATGTGTTCATATATGCCTTGGCCTTGATGCCACCTATAGTACTTGACGCTCCACTCTGAGGCTCTACCTCAGTCACATACCAAACGACAGCTCGACTACCATCAGGGGTTGCTGTGGTGTACCTTCCGGGTGGCCTGCCCTCGTCTCGCTTGTGAACTGTATAGAACTTGCCTAAATTGTCTAATGCCTCAGTAACCCTGTTCAACTCTTCCCTGCTATGGACAGCCTTTTTGAAGCTCCCACTTCCTGCCTCTTCATGCCGGGCATTATCGAAGCAACGGCCGTGTGACAGTCCTTGTGTAGGAAAGGTATGAACATGGGTTATTCCATTCTCCCGTTCTCCGTGCGGCATAATTGGTCCTCTATCATAGAGGACTATTCCGCCATCAAAGATTTTATCTTTAGGGTTATAGATGAATGGGCCGAACCTTGCCATTAACTCCCATAACCTAAAGGTGGTGTATCCATCCTCATCTTTGCTGTAATCGCAGACCCATGGTGCCCCACCACGCTGTTCTCGCATCAGCTGCTCCCCATATGGAGTAAGCTTTACCTTAACGTATTGGTCACTGCTCACCTCAAAATCCATGTGTTTCACCCCTTCTTGTCTATCACTGTCCAACATTTTGTGGTGCTACCTCTGTCACATGCCATACATCGTGTTTCGGCTCAAACAGTATGCCGCACTCGTCACGTTTAATCGCCTTATCCGAACCCGTTTCTTTCACCACTGTATAATCTTTCCTCAACATATCCAGCGCATCTGTAACCCTAAGCAGTTCCTCTTTGCTGTGAACCGTCTTCTTATACATGTTGGTTTCCTCCTTCAACTGCTACCCTCACCCGGTCCATGCCCGCTTTGATGCTGGCCTGCGTCTTCTTGATCTTCTTAAGCGTGGCAGCTTGGTCAGCCCGCGGGTTCTGGAGTTGGCTCTGTATGCGCCGGATCTTGTCTTGGAGTTGCCTCACTTCTGTATCCGTATAGAATGCTACATACTCGCGCTGGCAATGCGGGCAAGTGAAGAACGTCTTCTCAACGGCTCCTGGTAGCCTTTCTTTCTGGAAACCCTTGACCTCGAACTGTTCGCCGCATCCTTCGTTACATATGGCTGGTATGGCCTTACTGGCCTGTGCCGTGCTCAATGTGATCCCCCCTCTAATCGATTAAGGTCTGATTCAATGCTGTCGCACACTCTATGCACTCTATGAATCACAGTTGCTCTGCTGTCTGAGGGTAACCCGCCTGAATCAAGAAGCGCACTCAACCTATCCAGATAATCCATCTTCATGCTAGTGAACATCGTGTTCCTTCTGACTCTTTGCTGCTCCGCTCGTTCTTCATAATCAAAACCATCAATAGGTCTACGCATATTACTCACCCTTTCTGAATACCGTCTGATCAGGCTTGGTCGCCAGGTCAATGCCGATGATAAGAGCCCCATTATTCTTGATCCATTCCCTGTACAACTCTTCATACTTGCACTCATTGGCTT
This window encodes:
- a CDS encoding HNH endonuclease is translated as MKAVTSRRDQNRYYDRYKRDKGSRAFYRSTAWETARVQALIRDNYLCQHCIKRKKLTPADMVHHIKPLSDYPDLALVLENLLSLCNGCHNKEHGGPGERGEATPVARRARFIVSKGNSEVF